CGCCATCATGAATGATTCCGACAATACCGGTGAACGTTCGATATCTTTTATGGAGTATCTTGAGGTCTTCCGATAACCGCAATGACTGACAAGCGTTGTGTTCTTCTCTTTGTCAAGCTGCCGGAAAAGGGCAGGGTGAAGTCCCGGCTTGCACTTTATATCGGTGAAGACGCGGCATTGCGTCTTTATGAGAACATGGTCCTCGATGTGATCGACATGTTGACGAGGGGGCGTTTCCCATTCCGGATCTGCTTCACGCCGCCGGAGGCTCGTGATCAAATGACGGGATGGCTTGGGCAGGAACGTGACTATCTGCCTCAGACCGGCAATGACCTTGGTGAACGGATGGAAGAGGCCTTTGTCCGTGTCTTTTCCCGAGAGGTTGAAGAGGTGCTCCTCATCGGGAGCGATATCCCGGGATTGACCTCCGAGGTTATCGAGGAAGCGTTTACCGCGTTCTTGACGAATGATGCGGTAATCGGTCCGGCAGACGACGGCGGTTATTACTTGATCGGTTTTAGAAAAGAATCATTTGAGCCGCGCATCTTTCATGATATGGCATGGAGCACGCGCACTGTTTTTCGCGAGACCGTGGAGAGACTGCATGAAGCATCAGTAACGCTCCACGTATTGCCGGAATTGACGGATGTCGATACGGTGGAGGACCTGAGGACGCTCATGTCTCAGGTCAAGAGTCCGTCATCGAGATCATCGAGGACCCTCTCCTATCTCGTACGGCATCAGAACAGTATCCTGAAATAGAGACGAGCATGTACACAAAACCTATTATTATCATAGCAGTCCTTGTCCTTATTTTTATACTGGAAGGGTTCATTCCTTACCTGCAGGGACGCAGGCTGAGGCTCAGGCATGGACTGCCTCACGTACTGACCGCGGTCCTGAACGGGCTCCTGACACGGTTTTTTCTCGCCGGCATCACGATGCAGGTGACCGGCTGGGCACAGGCGCATTCGCTGGGGCTCGCGAGGATGGGGGAACTTCCGGGCGCTGCACGCATGATCGCTGTGTT
The nucleotide sequence above comes from Nitrospirota bacterium. Encoded proteins:
- a CDS encoding TIGR04282 family arsenosugar biosynthesis glycosyltransferase: MTDKRCVLLFVKLPEKGRVKSRLALYIGEDAALRLYENMVLDVIDMLTRGRFPFRICFTPPEARDQMTGWLGQERDYLPQTGNDLGERMEEAFVRVFSREVEEVLLIGSDIPGLTSEVIEEAFTAFLTNDAVIGPADDGGYYLIGFRKESFEPRIFHDMAWSTRTVFRETVERLHEASVTLHVLPELTDVDTVEDLRTLMSQVKSPSSRSSRTLSYLVRHQNSILK